From the genome of Candidatus Binatus sp.:
CAGAAATCCACTAGCCAGTGGAAAGTAGGGCAGGATACCTACTCCGAACTGGCGGCATGCGGGGACGAGCTCGCGCTCGATGCGGCGGTCGAGCAAGTTGTACTGGTTTTGCGCGCAAATGTACGAGACAAGTCCGCGGCTGCGCGATATCCAGAGCGCATCGACGGTCTGCCACGCGGCGAAGTTACTACATCCGATGTAGCGGACCTTGCCGGCGCGAACGAGATCGTTCAGCGCCTCGAGAGTTTCCTGTTGCGGCGTCTCCGCGTCCGGGGCGTGAATCTGATACAGATCGATATAGTCAGTGCCCAGCCGTTTAAGGCTCGCCTCGGCGGCCGCGATGATGTAGCGGTACGACCCGCCGCGCAGGTAGGGACCGTCGCCCATCGCCATGCCGAATTTGGTCGCGACGACGACCTCGCCACGGCGATCTCCGAGCGCCTTGCCGAGCAGCTCTTCGGAGCCGCCCCGATTGCCGTAGATGTCGGCGGTGTCGAACAGCGTGATGCCGTCGTCGAGCGCCTGATGCACCACGGCGCGCGTCTGCTCCGCGTCGCATCGCATGCCAAAGTTGTTGCATCCCAGTCCGACGGCCGAAACCTTGAGTCCCGAGTTGC
Proteins encoded in this window:
- a CDS encoding aldo/keto reductase, translating into MEYRKLGNSGLKVSAVGLGCNNFGMRCDAEQTRAVVHQALDDGITLFDTADIYGNRGGSEELLGKALGDRRGEVVVATKFGMAMGDGPYLRGGSYRYIIAAAEASLKRLGTDYIDLYQIHAPDAETPQQETLEALNDLVRAGKVRYIGCSNFAAWQTVDALWISRSRGLVSYICAQNQYNLLDRRIERELVPACRQFGVGILPYFPLASGFLTGKYRRGAEPPKGTRLSLVQRMAQQALTDENFATLERLEKFASSRDHTILELAVGWLGSQPEVSSVISGATSPEQVTQNVKAGNWKLSAEELAEVDKLTRR